The window agaataatccaaaactccgaatatcaaaaaacgagagctgttcgtaacgtataatacgtgtagaacggggacatgaaccggggcttcagccatcttgaatacactgaatcgcggcaaatgttcaaagctccgcacatcaactcgaagcagtcagctgactcggtctgaatgaagcagtgaagtggttcaaacgtcatcagtgacgtcacatgaagcaagctccggcccactgcttcactataactaccctgtccagtttgaagcgtgcttcggagcttcggtgttggaggtaacatcactagttttttgatatccggctcgGCCTCGTtttctgttaaaacctttttttgagaaaataaattaagttttaaGTTTCCAAGAAGTCTGCATCCGCATCCTTCTCCTCACACCCACCCTTGCTGGCAGAAGAATCTGACCACAAATGGATGCGGCAGACTCCTTTTGGGAGCTGGTCGGTGCCCTCTTCTCCGTGGGGCTGGAGAACGACGAGTGGAGGAAGTTGGAGGTGGCAAATAAAGTGCTGGACTGTTTATCACAGAGGCCACTCCAAACCTGGGCGCTGGATGTGTCCCACATCAGGGAGGAGGCACGAGGTGTACAGCATGCTGCCATGATGGCCATTTTTGGCATGGCACCTGAAAAGGTGGCAGCACTGTACACCTCCTCCCTCGTCTCCCCGGTCACCTCATCTCCAGCGTCCCAGGACCCACAGCCTGAGCTGGAcccagccacagtgtccagcgACCCAGCCATCCCAGAGCTGGCctcagccacagaggccgcggggcccgagctttccacagaggccgcggggcccgagctttccacagaggccgcggggcccgagcttgccacagccacagaggccgcggggcccgagcttgccacagccacagaggccgcggggcccgagcttgccacagccacagaggccgcggggcccgagcttgccacagccacagaggctgCGGTGCCCAACCTTGCCACAGACttagcctcagagcccatggggccctgGCCCATGTACTCAAAGTTTCAAgcacctccctcccacccccagattattgggatgtctgggatccatcccttaaggggGGGGCTACCCCCGTCGTCGGAGTTCTGGCCGCCCGCCGGAAGGTCTCCGGCTCCGCCTCTGCCACATCTCCagaagtctggccgcccgccagatcaccgcctcctcctgccacgccgtctgaggtctgggcgtccgccagaccaccgcctgttcctgccacgctgtcagaggtctgggcgtccgccagaccacagcctgttcctgccacgccgtcagaggtctgggcgtccgccagaccacagcctgttcctgccacgccgtcagaggtctgggcgtccgccagaccaccgtctcctgccgcccaAAGCCGGTACCAGCTGCATGCCTGGTTGGCCACTGCagacacgccgccggatgtctgttcgagcccctccctcccaccctcagatttttttttttagggtcgtctgggatccaccccttgagggggggctctgtcatgggactatgttttacgtcatgtttggtttttagttcatgtcttagtttagttcttttctcatgttttaggttcaggtcttgtgtttagtttcatgtcatgccaccctctcctgccctgccatcagcctcacgtccctcacctgtgttttccccatcagctgcactctatcCCCAATCAAtcaccacagtatttagtccccAGGTCTTTTCATGCTCCTTGTCAGATTCTTTCCCATCATCGATGGTCCATGTCAAAGTAAGCCACGAATTTAttcatgtcaagtcaagtcaagtcttttgtttgtttgtcagtcACAGTCTTGTTCACAGTCATGTTAAGTTTTTTGATATCCAGCTCGGCCGCGTtttctgttaaaaccttttttttgagaaaataaattaagttttaaGTTTCCAAGAAGTCTGCATCCGCATCCTTCTCCTCACACCCACCCTTGCTGacacgtttacagactggaggagctgaatctgcaaatgctcgtgtctgcggtgaccacttcgtgaaaggtatgtgcgaaatctaactgttttgtagtagtgcagtaaagtattatgttgttaaatgccaatcaacagtaatgtaatacgggctacgtttgggctttgttttgaaggctgccccagcgcgttgttggctactgagtcagtggactgggctccgacgtcagtatttggatatttggatctcggcattttatcaaaacataaacgtTTTTGATCGTTATTtgagtgccaacattcacagctcggcattcaacattttacgttctgctttactgcccagccctgcactacacactgcattttccattgggataatgcaccataaacaacacagaaaacaaacttaccctggcgaacaccaaaacacaatcattctgtagacgtttttactccgagtttgctgatccatccgctgtggtaatagttgtatgcctccaaacttttgtgggccttcatctgttgcttggtgtagtaagaagtctggagaaccaggtagctcgttatgtccacagcctctataTTCGGCAAATCGAAAATtcagacattttcattaagtatgggTCACGCCCGATGTATTTCCCTACTAAGgccaaatacctttccctatatgccggctccaaaccactacaacattcactcatctccatattctccatgttgttgctATGCTGTAGTCAAGCGTCCAGCCCACCAACTTAAATTTGCGCGATCCcgtgatgacgtaactgaaacccAGCTATTGACCCGTATTCTAACCATAAAGACTGCTGTGAAACAGCTTCGACTCACTtcctgctctcacacacagcagggttagggttataaccTTATAAAACTTATAACCCTCTGCCCACATATCTCCTTGTaaccaacaggaggggaacccATCGGCTCTGTTCTCTGCCCTGTTAATCATCTCAGAAAAGTTTATCAGTTCATTCTCTGAAATGTCTCTGAGCAAACCACACAGTAAGCTGGACTTTGACctgtttttatgtctttatgatAAATAAAACCACCCAGTTTTTATTACTTACTGGATATTGTCTGaagtttctcctcctcctgcgtACTTGGGTATGGAGAAACGGCccttgttccctccccttcagatCTGCAGCTCACGATGGGTGTAACCGACAGAATGTGAACCAACCGGTTCTGTTCTCAGAGCTCAGATAAGTTTCAGCTTTCAGGAAGTGAAACTCACTGAGTCGCTGATCTGAAAGGAGAAATGGCtcagaaaggagttcagctggaccGAGAAAGCTTCTCCTGTTCGAtctgcctggatctgctgaaggatccggtgactatttcctgtggacacagctactgcatgagCTGTATTAAAGGccactgggatggagaggatcagaagggaatccacagctgccctcagtgcaggaaaACCTTCATACCGAGGCCTGTCCTGGGGAAaaacaccatgttagctgatttagtggagcagctgaagaagactggactccaagctgctcctgctgatcactgctatgctggagctgaagatgtggcctgtgatgtctgctctgggaggaagctgaaagccaccaagtcctgtttatcctgtctggcctcttactgtgaggaacaccttcagcctcattatgattcagctccattaaggaaacacaagctggtggagccctccaagaagctccaggagaacatctgctctgatcacgatgaggtgatgaagatgttctgccgtacggatcagaagtgcatctgttatctctgctctgtggaggaacataaaggccacgacacagtgtcagctgcagcagaaaggactgagaggcagagagagctggaggggagtcggcagcagatccagcagagaatccaggacgcagagaaagatgtgaagctgcttcagcagcagctggaggccatccatcgctctgctgataaaacagaggagcacagccagaagatcttcagccagctgatccgtctcctccagaaaagaagctctgatgtgaagcagcagatcagatcccagcatgAAGCCgaagggagtcgagtcaaagagcttcaggagaagctggagcaggagatcactgagctgaagaggaaagatgctgagctgaagcagctctcacacacagaggatcacagccagtttctgcacagctgcccctcagtggcagcactcaggggggctacacactcatccagcatcaagatccgtcctctgaggcactttgaggatgtgacagcagctgtgtcagagctcagagatataCTACAGGACATCTTGAGAGAGGAATGgaccaacatctcactgagagtcgctgaaggggatgttttactgtcacagccagaaccagaaccagaaccacagccagaaccagaaccagaaccagagagcagagctggattcttaagGTATTCAggtgaaatcacactggatccaaacacagtaaacacacgtctgttactgtcagaggggaacagaaaagtgacattaatgAAACAACATCAGTCTtattctgatcatccagacagattcactggATTTCagcaggtcctgagcagagagagtctgactggacgttgttactgggaggtggagattagaggaggaggagttattgtagcagtcgcatacgagaacatcagcagagcaggaagaggGA of the Odontesthes bonariensis isolate fOdoBon6 chromosome 23, fOdoBon6.hap1, whole genome shotgun sequence genome contains:
- the LOC142373467 gene encoding tripartite motif-containing protein 16-like; amino-acid sequence: MAQKGVQLDRESFSCSICLDLLKDPVTISCGHSYCMSCIKGHWDGEDQKGIHSCPQCRKTFIPRPVLGKNTMLADLVEQLKKTGLQAAPADHCYAGAEDVACDVCSGRKLKATKSCLSCLASYCEEHLQPHYDSAPLRKHKLVEPSKKLQENICSDHDEVMKMFCRTDQKCICYLCSVEEHKGHDTVSAAAERTERQRELEGSRQQIQQRIQDAEKDVKLLQQQLEAIHRSADKTEEHSQKIFSQLIRLLQKRSSDVKQQIRSQHEAEGSRVKELQEKLEQEITELKRKDAELKQLSHTEDHSQFLHSCPSVAALRGATHSSSIKIRPLRHFEDVTAAVSELRDILQDILREEWTNISLRVAEGDVLLSQPEPEPEPQPEPEPEPESRAGFLRYSGEITLDPNTVNTRLLLSEGNRKVTLMKQHQSYSDHPDRFTGFQQVLSRESLTGRCYWEVEIRGGGVIVAVAYENISRAGRGTECGFGYNDKSWALHCSPDSYTFRYNKMKTSISGPRASRVGVYLDHRAGILSFYSVSGTMTLLHRVQTTFTQPLYAGIRMFYYSGSTAEFV